A stretch of Haloprofundus halophilus DNA encodes these proteins:
- a CDS encoding WD40/YVTN/BNR-like repeat-containing protein: MTTQYAALRNVLLVVRGGPGEWLVDKRLADHDIECVAAVPDGRVAFCGTFDAGLWRTDTEGQTWHRVGDETLTDPVMAVAVDPTDPERVWAGTEPSAVYRSTDGGDTWEQCEGLTDLPSAEEWSFPPRPDTHHVRWIEIDPSNADHLYVGIEAGALVQTRDGGETWEDRVPSARRDNHSLTTHPDAPDRVWSAAGDGYAESDDGGETWDHPQEGLDHRYCWSVAVGREARNVLVSAASGARSAHNADAAESYVYRRRKGENWTRLDGLPTGKGVTRPVLATDDNGSFYALSNRGLFRSQNSGKSWNRVDIPWPEAYETQTARGLAVITEP, translated from the coding sequence ATGACAACACAGTACGCAGCGCTGCGGAACGTCCTCCTCGTCGTCCGCGGTGGGCCGGGTGAGTGGCTCGTCGACAAGCGGTTGGCCGACCACGACATCGAGTGCGTCGCCGCGGTTCCCGACGGCCGGGTCGCGTTCTGCGGCACCTTCGACGCGGGTCTGTGGCGGACCGACACCGAGGGACAGACGTGGCACCGCGTCGGCGACGAGACGCTCACCGACCCCGTGATGGCGGTGGCCGTCGACCCGACCGACCCCGAACGCGTCTGGGCTGGAACCGAACCGAGCGCCGTCTATCGGTCGACCGACGGCGGCGACACGTGGGAGCAGTGCGAGGGGTTGACCGACCTCCCCTCGGCGGAGGAGTGGTCGTTCCCGCCGCGGCCCGACACGCACCACGTCCGTTGGATAGAGATAGACCCCTCGAACGCCGACCACCTCTACGTCGGTATCGAGGCGGGCGCGCTGGTGCAGACGCGCGACGGCGGCGAGACGTGGGAGGACCGGGTGCCGTCGGCGCGCCGGGACAACCACAGCCTCACCACGCATCCGGATGCACCCGACAGGGTCTGGTCGGCGGCGGGCGACGGCTACGCCGAGAGCGACGACGGCGGCGAGACGTGGGACCACCCGCAGGAGGGGCTCGACCACCGCTACTGTTGGAGCGTCGCCGTGGGACGCGAGGCGAGGAACGTGCTCGTCTCGGCGGCCAGCGGCGCTCGGTCGGCGCACAACGCCGACGCGGCCGAGTCGTACGTCTACCGCCGCCGAAAGGGCGAGAACTGGACTCGTCTCGACGGATTGCCGACCGGAAAAGGCGTGACGCGACCGGTGCTCGCGACCGACGACAACGGCTCGTTCTACGCGCTGTCGAATCGAGGGCTCTTCCGCTCGCAGAACAGCGGGAAGTCGTGGAACCGCGTCGACATCCCGTGGCCGGAAGCGTACGAGACGCAGACGGCGCGCGGGTTGGCCGTGATAACGGAACCGTAG
- a CDS encoding geranylgeranyl reductase family protein, which yields MYDFVVVGVGPAGARFSRRAAEAGYDVLALEKGEVGTPLACSGHVSTDIWEYVPDAAKEGLFQNRIYGANFRVGGPDSDANPFYKDEEISNVIDRVELDRTLAEAARDAGADVREGHTVTDVRERADGVTVAASVGGDEETFEAKMVAGCDGPVSKVRREVGLPEPGELLHGVLAFDDEPDHGDFVDVHLTVPRFFAWRIPRGDAGVEYGLAAPPGKEVREMFDVLTDTYDVETSHFCSGAIPIGPPPSVTSRRVFLIGDAAAQTKPFTGGGILYGMTAADHAVREIDPDRPRTLGAYETAWRSDLSKEIRLGHWVRRAYSLPEPVQRAGLRALSGKIGVHMDRPSSLFSVEQLKAFFS from the coding sequence ATGTACGATTTCGTCGTGGTCGGCGTCGGTCCCGCCGGCGCGCGCTTCTCCCGACGCGCCGCCGAGGCGGGGTACGACGTGCTCGCGCTCGAAAAAGGGGAGGTCGGTACCCCGCTCGCCTGCTCGGGGCACGTCAGCACCGACATCTGGGAGTACGTCCCCGACGCGGCGAAAGAGGGGCTGTTTCAGAACCGAATCTACGGCGCGAACTTCCGCGTCGGCGGCCCCGACAGCGACGCGAACCCCTTCTACAAGGACGAGGAGATATCGAACGTCATCGACCGCGTCGAACTCGACCGGACGCTCGCCGAGGCGGCCCGCGACGCCGGAGCCGACGTGCGAGAGGGCCACACCGTCACCGACGTCCGGGAGCGCGCCGACGGCGTCACCGTCGCGGCGAGCGTCGGCGGCGACGAGGAGACGTTCGAGGCGAAGATGGTCGCCGGTTGTGACGGCCCCGTCTCGAAAGTCCGCCGCGAGGTGGGGTTGCCGGAACCGGGCGAGTTGCTCCACGGAGTTCTCGCGTTCGACGACGAACCCGACCACGGCGACTTCGTCGACGTCCACCTCACCGTCCCGCGCTTCTTCGCGTGGCGCATCCCTCGCGGCGACGCCGGCGTCGAGTACGGCCTCGCCGCGCCGCCGGGCAAAGAAGTACGGGAGATGTTCGACGTGCTGACCGACACCTACGACGTGGAGACGAGCCACTTCTGTTCGGGCGCGATTCCCATCGGACCGCCACCGTCGGTCACCTCGCGGCGGGTGTTCCTGATCGGGGACGCGGCCGCGCAGACGAAACCGTTCACCGGCGGCGGTATCCTCTACGGCATGACCGCCGCCGACCACGCGGTCCGCGAGATAGACCCCGACCGCCCGCGCACGCTCGGCGCGTACGAGACGGCGTGGCGGTCGGACCTCTCGAAGGAGATACGACTCGGCCACTGGGTGCGACGGGCGTACTCGCTGCCCGAACCCGTCCAGCGCGCCGGACTCCGGGCGCTCTCGGGGAAGATCGGCGTCCACATGGACCGGCCGTCGTCGCTGTTCTCCGTCGAGCAGTTGAAGGCGTTTTTCTCGTAA
- the ygfZ gene encoding CAF17-like 4Fe-4S cluster assembly/insertion protein YgfZ — translation MTLVGDLHDDHGATYETRDDRRVVAHYGRPERTHKAVRNGVGVIEMGYGVVVVDGDDRIEYVDNVVSNRVPREDGEGTYALLLDPQGRIEADMYVYNAGERLLLFTAPQVTESLVADWQEKVFIQDVDIRDASADFGVFGVHGPRSTEKVASVLNGAGAPEPHLSFVRGSMGDAGVTVVAADAPTGEEGYEVVCAAADAPDVFATLLVHGMNAVPFGYRTWETLTAEAGTPLFASELDGRLPNVLGVRNALDFSKGCFVGQEVVSKVENRGRPSKRLVGLLPDSLPEAGAAVFDDDASVGEVTRAVDSPTLDRPVALALVDFDVEATDLSVRVDGEETPATRTELPFVDGSDRSGRLPTYEELAR, via the coding sequence ATGACTCTCGTCGGAGACCTCCACGACGACCACGGTGCGACCTACGAGACCCGCGACGACCGCCGCGTCGTCGCCCACTACGGTCGTCCCGAGCGCACGCACAAAGCGGTCAGAAACGGCGTCGGCGTTATCGAGATGGGATACGGCGTCGTCGTCGTCGACGGCGACGACCGAATCGAGTACGTCGACAACGTCGTCTCGAACCGCGTCCCCCGCGAGGACGGCGAGGGGACGTACGCGCTCCTCTTGGACCCGCAGGGCCGCATCGAGGCCGATATGTACGTCTACAACGCCGGCGAGCGACTGCTGCTTTTCACGGCCCCGCAGGTGACCGAGTCGCTCGTCGCCGACTGGCAGGAGAAGGTGTTCATCCAGGACGTCGATATTCGGGACGCCTCCGCCGACTTCGGCGTCTTCGGCGTTCACGGTCCCCGGTCGACGGAGAAAGTCGCGTCCGTGCTCAACGGCGCGGGCGCGCCGGAACCGCACCTCTCCTTCGTCCGCGGGTCGATGGGCGACGCGGGCGTCACCGTCGTCGCCGCCGACGCGCCGACCGGCGAGGAGGGATACGAGGTCGTCTGCGCCGCCGCCGACGCACCCGACGTGTTCGCGACGTTGCTCGTCCACGGCATGAACGCCGTCCCGTTCGGCTACCGGACGTGGGAGACGCTCACCGCGGAGGCCGGCACGCCGCTGTTCGCCAGCGAACTCGACGGCCGCCTGCCGAACGTCCTCGGCGTCCGCAACGCGCTCGACTTCTCGAAGGGCTGCTTCGTCGGCCAGGAAGTCGTCTCGAAGGTCGAAAACCGCGGGCGTCCGAGCAAGCGCCTCGTCGGCCTGCTTCCGGATTCGCTGCCCGAGGCGGGAGCGGCGGTGTTCGACGACGACGCCTCCGTCGGCGAAGTCACTCGCGCCGTCGACAGCCCGACGCTCGACCGACCCGTCGCGCTCGCGCTCGTCGACTTCGACGTCGAAGCGACCGACCTGTCGGTCCGCGTCGACGGCGAGGAGACGCCGGCGACCCGGACGGAACTGCCGTTCGTCGACGGGAGCGACCGCTCGGGACGGTTGCCGACGTACGAGGAACTCGCGCGGTAA
- a CDS encoding DUF6432 family protein, which yields MRAKREYRNRGDVEVAVLDALVDRADDGMTVLELRAAVDADIDTLESALGELKEDSLITVDQTNERVLIMPADRVVPDADEAVEDDRSLLDAVRDRLGL from the coding sequence ATGAGAGCCAAGCGGGAGTATCGCAACAGAGGCGACGTGGAAGTCGCGGTACTCGACGCGCTCGTCGACCGAGCCGACGACGGGATGACGGTTCTGGAACTGCGAGCGGCGGTCGACGCCGACATCGACACGCTGGAGTCCGCACTCGGGGAGTTGAAAGAAGACAGTCTCATCACCGTCGACCAGACGAACGAACGAGTCCTCATCATGCCCGCCGACCGCGTCGTCCCCGACGCCGACGAGGCCGTCGAGGACGACCGGAGCCTCCTCGACGCCGTTCGGGACCGACTCGGACTCTGA
- a CDS encoding DUF7093 family protein, which produces MGLRCLLGHDFGEPELEREREENGEEMVVTIREVKTCIRCGETRVVSENKEVTAVPGAESALDDPGADEFAAETELTGDTIEEQFDDDDEFEPPESAEEDDGIILDDGDDGPEQEPERRPGEWPEANVGDDSDDRMPTVEEVEATSQDGADDADAGVDATTETDATSWPAVDGEDEGFDAEPSDGTSTDVTFGGLAPERSDYDTEYEGHDGYDAEFIANGDEQLNGANDTADGFTRAESAAVELETESGDVPTEYVCPECGLTRPSNGSSLRAGDICPECRRGYIAERER; this is translated from the coding sequence ATGGGACTCAGGTGTCTGCTCGGCCACGACTTCGGCGAACCGGAGTTAGAGCGCGAGCGGGAGGAGAACGGCGAAGAGATGGTCGTCACCATCCGCGAGGTGAAAACCTGCATCCGCTGCGGCGAGACGCGGGTCGTCAGCGAGAACAAGGAAGTTACGGCCGTCCCGGGCGCCGAATCGGCGCTCGACGACCCGGGAGCCGACGAGTTCGCCGCCGAGACGGAGCTCACCGGCGACACGATAGAGGAGCAGTTCGACGACGACGACGAGTTCGAGCCGCCGGAGAGCGCCGAGGAGGACGACGGGATCATCCTCGACGACGGAGACGACGGCCCGGAGCAGGAACCCGAGCGTCGACCGGGCGAGTGGCCCGAGGCGAACGTCGGCGACGACAGCGACGACCGGATGCCGACGGTCGAAGAGGTCGAGGCAACGAGTCAGGACGGCGCGGACGACGCGGACGCCGGGGTCGATGCGACGACCGAGACCGACGCGACGTCGTGGCCGGCGGTCGACGGCGAGGACGAAGGGTTCGACGCCGAGCCCTCCGACGGGACGTCGACGGACGTGACGTTCGGCGGCCTCGCGCCGGAGCGAAGCGACTACGACACCGAGTACGAGGGCCACGACGGCTACGACGCCGAGTTCATCGCCAACGGCGACGAGCAGCTCAACGGCGCGAACGACACCGCCGACGGGTTCACGCGCGCCGAGAGCGCGGCCGTCGAACTGGAGACCGAGAGCGGCGACGTCCCGACCGAGTACGTCTGTCCCGAGTGCGGGCTCACCCGTCCGTCGAACGGCAGTTCGCTCCGGGCGGGCGACATCTGCCCGGAGTGTCGCCGGGGCTACATCGCCGAACGCGAGCGGTAA
- a CDS encoding DUF5611 family protein, producing the protein MKQYKMRRGETLEENAPDLKATIEEYFGPVTGTEEHDGHELYVVGDPDNPVFERIVAGAATFSGKKDQLAVHFEERDAAEVIAEGNADAAQDAVSAKNDFLLEVTGRDAKSRRESMKRAVEDDAPDV; encoded by the coding sequence ATGAAGCAGTACAAGATGCGACGCGGCGAGACGCTCGAGGAGAACGCGCCGGACCTCAAAGCGACCATCGAGGAGTACTTCGGACCGGTCACGGGCACCGAGGAGCACGACGGTCACGAGCTGTACGTCGTCGGCGACCCCGACAACCCGGTGTTCGAGCGAATCGTCGCCGGCGCGGCGACGTTCAGCGGGAAGAAGGACCAACTCGCCGTCCACTTCGAGGAGCGCGACGCCGCCGAGGTCATCGCCGAAGGCAACGCCGACGCCGCCCAAGACGCCGTCAGCGCCAAGAACGACTTCCTGCTCGAAGTGACGGGCCGGGACGCGAAGTCGCGCCGCGAGTCGATGAAGCGCGCGGTCGAGGACGACGCGCCCGACGTATAA